One genomic window of Meles meles chromosome 15, mMelMel3.1 paternal haplotype, whole genome shotgun sequence includes the following:
- the FNDC4 gene encoding fibronectin type III domain-containing protein 4 has translation MPQCLPADSVGTMASQMPLSPYLSPTVLLLVSCDLGFVRADRPPSPVNVTVTHLRANSATVSWDVPEGNIVIGYSISQQRQNGPGQRVIREVNTTTRACALWGLAEDSDYTVQVRSIGLRGESPPGPRVHFRTLKGSDRLPSNSSSPGDITVEGLDGERPLQTGEVVIIVVVLLMWAAVIGLFCRQYDIIKDNDSNNNPKEKGKGPEQSPQGRPVGTRQKKSPSVNTIDV, from the exons ATGCCCCAGTGCCTCCCAGCGGACTCGGTGGGGACCATGGCTTCGCAGATGCCCCTCTCCCCCTATTTAAGCCCTACGGTCCTCCTGCTGGTCAGTTGTGACCTGGGCTTTGTGCGAGCAG ACAGGCCTCCCTCTCCTGTGAATGTGACAGTCACTCACCTCAGAGCCAACTCGGCCACTGTGTCCTGGGACGTCCCAGAAGGCAACATCGTCATTGGCTACTCCATTTCCCAGCAA CGACAGAATGGCCCTGGGCAGCGTGTGATCCGGGAGGTGAACACCACCACACGGGCCTGTGCCCTCTGGGGACTGGCTGAAGACAGCGACTACACGGTGCAGGTTCGGAGCATCGGCCTTCGGGGAGAGAGCCCCCCAGGGCCTCGGGTGCACTTCCGAACTCTCAAGGGTTCTGACCGGCTACCCTCCAATAGCTCAAGCCCAG gTGACATCACAGTGGAGGGTCTGGATGGAGAGCGACCACTGCAGACAGGGGAAGTGGTTATCATTGTGGTGGTGTTGCTCATGTGGGCTG CTGTCATTGGGCTCTTCTGCCGTCAGTATGATATCATCAAGGACAACGACTCCAACAACAACcccaaggagaaggggaaggggccgGAACAGAGTCCTCAGGGAAGGCCAGTGGGGACGAGACAG aaaaagtcACCATCCGTCAACACCATTGATGTATGA